Proteins encoded in a region of the Bubalus bubalis isolate 160015118507 breed Murrah chromosome 9, NDDB_SH_1, whole genome shotgun sequence genome:
- the ADGRL1 gene encoding adhesion G protein-coupled receptor L1 isoform X5 has translation MPSRSCPRGVTTAPSVWWSLAPTPFRTPALGPTSTWRCSTTASPTKWSRKGMGGWGGAPHLSDISAALVPPPEPGMVAVFVCPGTLQKVLEPTSTHESEHQSGAWCKDPLQAGDRIYVMPWIPYRTDTLTEYASWEDYVAARHTTTYRLPNRVDGTGFVVYDGAVFYNKERTRNIVKYDLRTRIKSGETVINTANYHDTSPYRWGGKTDIDLAVDENGLWVIYATEGNNGRLVVSQLNPYTLRFEGTWETGYDKRSASNAFMVCGVLYVLRSVYVDDDSEAAGNRVDYAFNTNANREEPVSLAFPNPYQFVSSVDYNPRDNQLYVWNNYFVVRYSLEFGPPDPSAGPATSLPLSTTTTARPTPLTSTASPAATTPLRRAPLTTHPVGAINQLGPDLPPATALAPSTRRPPAPNLHVSPELFCEPREVRRVQWPATQQGMLVERPCPKGTRGIASFQCLPALGLWNPRGPDLSNCTSPWVNQVAQKIKSGENAANIASELARHTRGSIYAGDVSSSVKLMEQLLDILDAQLQALRPIERESAGKNYNKMHKRERTCKDYIKAVVETVDNLLRPEALESWKDMNATEQAHTATMLLDVLEEGAFLLADNVREPARFLAAKQNVVLEVTVLNTEGQVQELVFPQEYPSENSIQLSANTIKQNSRNGVVKVVFILYNNLGLFLSTENATVKLAGEAGSGGPGGASLVVNSQVIAASINKESSRVFLMDPVIFTVAHLEAKNHFNANCSFWNYSERSMLGYWSTQGCRLVESNKTHTTCACSHLTNFAVLMAHREIYQGRINELLLSVITWVGIVISLVCLAICISTFCFLRGLQTDRNTIHKNLCINLFLAELLFLVGIDKTQYEIACPIFAGLLHYFFLAAFSWLCLEGVHLYLLLVEVFESEYSRTKYYYLGGYCFPALVVGIAAAIDYRSYGTEKACWLRVDNYFIWSFIGPVSFVIVVNLVFLMVTLHKMVRSSSVLKPDSSRLDNIKSWALGAIALLFLLGLTWAFGLLFINKESVVMAYLFTTFNAFQGVFIFVFHCALQKKVHKEYSKCLRHSYCCIRSPPGGAHGSLKTSAMRSNARYYTGTQSRIRRMWNDTVRKQTESSFMAGDINSTPTLNRGTMGNHLLTNPVLQPRGGTSPYNTLIAESVGFNPSSPPVFNSPGSYREPKHPLGGREACGMDTLPLNGNFNNSYSLRSGDFPPGDGAPEPPRGRNLADAAAFEKMIISELVHNNLRGGSSGAKGPPPPEPPVPPVPGGSGEEEAGGPGADRAEIELLYKALEEPLLLPRAQSVLYQSDLDESESCTAEDGATSRPLSSPPGRDSLYASGANLRDSPSYPDSSPEGPSEALPPPPPAPPGPPEIYYTSRPPALVARNPLQGYYQVRRPSHEGYLAAPGLEGPGPDGDGQMQLVTSL, from the exons AAGTGGAGCAGAAAG GGaatgggggggtggggcggggccccCCACCTTTCTGACATCAGCGCTGCCTTGGTCCCTCCTCCCGAGCCGGGGATGGTTGCAG TCTTCGTGTGCCCAGGGACCCTGCAGAAGGTGCTGGAGCCCACCTCAACCCACGAGTCGGAGCACCAGTCTGGTGCATGGTGCAAGGACCCGCTGCAGGCAGGTGACCGCATCTACGTCATGCCGTGGATCCCCTACCGCACGGACACGCTGACCGAGTACGCCTCGTGGGAAGACTACGTTGCAGCGCGCCACACCACCACCTATCGCCTGCCCAACCGCGTAGACGGCACGGGCTTCGTGGTCTACGACGGCGCTGTCTTCTACAACAAGGAGCGCACGCGCAACATCGTCAAGTACGACCTGCGCACGCGCATCAAGAGCGGGGAGACGGTCATCAATACGGCCAATTACCACGACACCTCGCCCTACCGCTGGGGGGGCAAGACCGACATCGACCTGGCAGTGGACGAGAACGGGTTGTGGGTCATCTACGCCACTGAGGGCAACAACGGGCGGCTGGTGGTGAGCCAGCTCAACCCCTACACGCTGCGCTTCGAGGGCACGTGGGAGACTGGCTACGACAAGCGCTCCGCGTCCAACGCCTTCATGGTGTGCGGCGTCCTGTACGTGCTGCGCTCGGTGTACGTGGACGACGACAGCGAGGCAGCCGGCAACCGCGTGGACTACGCCTTCAACACCAACGCCAACCGTGAGGAGCCTGTGAGCCTGGCCTTTCCCAACCCCTACCAGTTCGTCTCCTCTGTCGACTATAATCCTCGCGACAACCAGCTCTATGTCTGGAACAACTACTTTGTGGTGCGCTATAGCCTGGAGTTTGGGCCGCCCGACCCTAGTGCGG GCCCAGCCACTTCCCTACCCCTCAGCACAACCACCACAGCCCGGCCCACACCTCTGACGAGCACAGCCTCGCCCGCAGCCACCACCCCGCTCCGTCGAGCACCCCTCACCACGCACCCCGTGGGTGCCATCAACCAGCTGGGACCTGACCTACCTCCAGCCACCGCCCTGGCCCCCAGCACCCGGcggccccctgcccccaatctgcACGTGTCCCCAGAACTCTTTTGTGAACCTCGAGAGGTGCGGCGGGTCCAATGGCCGGCCACCCAGCAGGGCATGCTGGTGGAGAGACCCTGCCCCAAGGGGACTCGAG GAATTGCCTCCTTCCAGTGTCTACCAGCCCTGGGGCTCTGGAATCCCCGGGGCCCTGACCTCAGCAACTGCACCTCCCCCTGGGTCAACCAGGTGGCCCAGAAG aTCAAGAGTGGGGAGAACGCGGCCAACATTGCCAGCGAGCTGGCCCGCCACACCCGGGGCTCCATCTACGCGGGTGACGTGTCCTCCTCTGTGAAGCTGATGGAGCAACTGCTGGACATTCTGGATGCCCAGCTACAGGCGCTGCGGCCCATTGAGCGCGAGTCAGCTGGCAAGAACTACAACAAG ATGCACAAGCGGGAGAGAACTTGCAAGGACTACATCAAG GCTGTGGTGGAGACAGTGGACAATCTGCTGCGGCCGGAGGCCCTTGAGTCCTGGAAGGACATGAATGCCACCGAGCAGGCACACACGGCCACCATGCTGCTGGACGTCCTGGAAGAGGGTGCCTTCCTACTGGCGGACAATGTCAGGGAGCCGGCCCGCTTCCTGGCCGCCAAGCAGAACGTGG TCCTCGAGGTCACAGTCCTGAACACCGAGGGCCAAGTGCAGGAGCTGGTGTTCCCCCAGGAGTACCCGAGCGAGAACTCAATCCAGCTTTCTGCCAACACCATCAAGCAGAACAGCCGCAACG GAGTGGTCAAGGTTGTCTTCATTCTCTACAACAACCTGGGCCTCTTCCTGTCCACCGAGAATGCCACGGTGAAGCTGGCGGGTGAAGCAGGCTCAGGGGGCCCAGGGGGCGCCTCCCTGGTGGTGAACTCGCAGGTCATCGCAGCGTCCATCAACAAGGAGTCCAGCCGAGTCTTCCTGATGGACCCTGTCATCTTCACTGTGGCCCACCTGGAG GCCAAGAACCACTTCAACGCTAACTGCTCCTTCTGGAACTACTCAGAGCGCTCCATGCTGGGCTACTGGTCAACCCAGGGCTGCCGCCTGGTGGAGTCCAACAAGACCCATACCACATGTGCCTGCAGCCACCTCACCAACTTTGCTGTGCTCATGGCGCACCGCGAGATC TACCAGGGCCGCATCAATGAGCTGCTGCTGTCGGTCATCACTTGGGTGGGCATCGTCATCTCCCTGGTCTGCCTGGCCATCTGTATCTCCACCTTCTGCTTCCTGCGGGGGCTGCAGACCGACCGGAACACCATCCACAAGAACCTCTGCATCAACCTCTTCCTGGCAGAGCTGCTCTTCCTTGTCGGGATAGACAAGACTCAGTATGAG atcGCCTGCCCCATCTTCGCGGGCTTGCTGCACTATTTCTTCCTGGCCGCCTTCTCCTGGCTGTGCCTGGAGGGTGTGCATCTCTACCTGCTGCTGGTGGAGGTGTTTGAGAGCGAGTACTCCCGCACCAAGTACTACTACCTGGGCGGGTACTGCTTCCCTGCCCTGGTGGTGGGCATTGCGGCTGCCATCGACTACCGCAGCTACGGCACCGAGAAGGC GTGTTGGCTCCGAGTGGACAATTACTTCATCTGGAGTTTCATTGGGCCCGTCTCCTTTGTTATTGTG GTGAACCTGGTGTTCCTCATGGTGACTCTGCACAAGATGGTCCGGAGCTCATCCGTGCTCAAGCCTGACTCCAGTCGCCTTGACAACATTAA aTCCTGGGCCCTGGGGGCCATTGCGCTGCTCTTCCTGCTGGGCCTCACGTGGGCTTTCGGCCTTCTCTTCATCAACAAGGAGTCCGTGGTCATGGCCTATCTCTTCACCACCTTCAACGCCTTCCAGGGGGTCTTCATCTTCGTCTTTCACTGCGCCTTACAGAAGAAG GTGCATAAGGAGTACAGCAAGTGCCTGCGGCACTCCTACTGCTGCATCCGCTCCCCACCCGGGGGTGCGCACGGCTCACTCAAGACCTCAGCCATGCGGAGCAACGCCCGCTACTACACAGGGACCCAG AGCCGAATCCGGAGGATGTGGAACGACACCGTGAGGAAGCAGACGGAATCCTCCTTCATGGCGGGCGACATCAACAGCACCCCTACCCTGAACCGAG GTACCATGGGGAACCACCTGCTGACCAACCCTGTGCTGCAGCCCCGTGGGGGCACCAGCCCCTACAACACCCTCATTGCTGAGTCGGTGGGCTTCAACCCCTCCTCGCCCCCAGTCTTCAACTCCCCAG GGAGCTACCGGGAACCCA AGCACCCCTTGGGAGGCCGGGAAGCCTGCGGCATGGACACGCTGCCCCTCAACGGCAACTTCAACAACAGCTACTCCTTGCGAAGCGGGGATTTCCCTCCCGGGGACGGGGCCCCTGAGCCCCCTCGAGGCCGGAACCTGGCTGACGCCGCTGCCTTCGAGAAGATGATCATCTCGGAGCTGGTGCACAACAACCTGCGCGGGGGCAGCAGCGGAGCCAAGGGTCCTCCACCGCCGGAGCCCCCTGTGCCGCCAGTGCCAGGGGGCAGCGGGGAGGAAGAGGCCGGCGGGCCCGGGGCTGACCGGGCAGAGATCGAACTTCTCTACAAGGCCCTGGAGGAGCCACTGCTGCTGCCCCGGGCCCAGTCGGTGCTGTACCAGAGCGATCTGGACGAGTCGGAGAGCTGCACGGCGGAGGATGGAGCCACCAGCCGGCCCCTCTCCTCGCCTCCGGGCCGGGACTCCCTCTACGCCAGCGGGGCCAACCTGCGGGACTCGCCCTCCTACCCGGACAGCAGCCCCGAGGGGCCCAGTgaggccctgcccccacccccacccgcaccCCCTGGCCCCCCCGAAATCTACTACACCTCGCGCCCGCCGGCCCTGGTGGCCCGGAACCCCCTGCAGGGCTACTACCAGGTCCGGCGGCCCAGCCACGAGGGCTACCTGGCGGCCCCGGGCCTTGAAGGGCCAGGGCCCGACGGGGACGGGCAGATGCAACTGGTTACCAGTCTCTGA
- the ADGRL1 gene encoding adhesion G protein-coupled receptor L1 isoform X6: protein MPSRSCPRGVTTAPSVWWSLAPTPFRTPALGPTSTWRCSTTASPTGMGGWGGAPHLSDISAALVPPPEPGMVAVFVCPGTLQKVLEPTSTHESEHQSGAWCKDPLQAGDRIYVMPWIPYRTDTLTEYASWEDYVAARHTTTYRLPNRVDGTGFVVYDGAVFYNKERTRNIVKYDLRTRIKSGETVINTANYHDTSPYRWGGKTDIDLAVDENGLWVIYATEGNNGRLVVSQLNPYTLRFEGTWETGYDKRSASNAFMVCGVLYVLRSVYVDDDSEAAGNRVDYAFNTNANREEPVSLAFPNPYQFVSSVDYNPRDNQLYVWNNYFVVRYSLEFGPPDPSAGPATSLPLSTTTTARPTPLTSTASPAATTPLRRAPLTTHPVGAINQLGPDLPPATALAPSTRRPPAPNLHVSPELFCEPREVRRVQWPATQQGMLVERPCPKGTRGIASFQCLPALGLWNPRGPDLSNCTSPWVNQVAQKIKSGENAANIASELARHTRGSIYAGDVSSSVKLMEQLLDILDAQLQALRPIERESAGKNYNKMHKRERTCKDYIKAVVETVDNLLRPEALESWKDMNATEQAHTATMLLDVLEEGAFLLADNVREPARFLAAKQNVVLEVTVLNTEGQVQELVFPQEYPSENSIQLSANTIKQNSRNGVVKVVFILYNNLGLFLSTENATVKLAGEAGSGGPGGASLVVNSQVIAASINKESSRVFLMDPVIFTVAHLEAKNHFNANCSFWNYSERSMLGYWSTQGCRLVESNKTHTTCACSHLTNFAVLMAHREIYQGRINELLLSVITWVGIVISLVCLAICISTFCFLRGLQTDRNTIHKNLCINLFLAELLFLVGIDKTQYEIACPIFAGLLHYFFLAAFSWLCLEGVHLYLLLVEVFESEYSRTKYYYLGGYCFPALVVGIAAAIDYRSYGTEKACWLRVDNYFIWSFIGPVSFVIVVNLVFLMVTLHKMVRSSSVLKPDSSRLDNIKSWALGAIALLFLLGLTWAFGLLFINKESVVMAYLFTTFNAFQGVFIFVFHCALQKKVHKEYSKCLRHSYCCIRSPPGGAHGSLKTSAMRSNARYYTGTQSRIRRMWNDTVRKQTESSFMAGDINSTPTLNRGTMGNHLLTNPVLQPRGGTSPYNTLIAESVGFNPSSPPVFNSPGSYREPKHPLGGREACGMDTLPLNGNFNNSYSLRSGDFPPGDGAPEPPRGRNLADAAAFEKMIISELVHNNLRGGSSGAKGPPPPEPPVPPVPGGSGEEEAGGPGADRAEIELLYKALEEPLLLPRAQSVLYQSDLDESESCTAEDGATSRPLSSPPGRDSLYASGANLRDSPSYPDSSPEGPSEALPPPPPAPPGPPEIYYTSRPPALVARNPLQGYYQVRRPSHEGYLAAPGLEGPGPDGDGQMQLVTSL from the exons GGaatgggggggtggggcggggccccCCACCTTTCTGACATCAGCGCTGCCTTGGTCCCTCCTCCCGAGCCGGGGATGGTTGCAG TCTTCGTGTGCCCAGGGACCCTGCAGAAGGTGCTGGAGCCCACCTCAACCCACGAGTCGGAGCACCAGTCTGGTGCATGGTGCAAGGACCCGCTGCAGGCAGGTGACCGCATCTACGTCATGCCGTGGATCCCCTACCGCACGGACACGCTGACCGAGTACGCCTCGTGGGAAGACTACGTTGCAGCGCGCCACACCACCACCTATCGCCTGCCCAACCGCGTAGACGGCACGGGCTTCGTGGTCTACGACGGCGCTGTCTTCTACAACAAGGAGCGCACGCGCAACATCGTCAAGTACGACCTGCGCACGCGCATCAAGAGCGGGGAGACGGTCATCAATACGGCCAATTACCACGACACCTCGCCCTACCGCTGGGGGGGCAAGACCGACATCGACCTGGCAGTGGACGAGAACGGGTTGTGGGTCATCTACGCCACTGAGGGCAACAACGGGCGGCTGGTGGTGAGCCAGCTCAACCCCTACACGCTGCGCTTCGAGGGCACGTGGGAGACTGGCTACGACAAGCGCTCCGCGTCCAACGCCTTCATGGTGTGCGGCGTCCTGTACGTGCTGCGCTCGGTGTACGTGGACGACGACAGCGAGGCAGCCGGCAACCGCGTGGACTACGCCTTCAACACCAACGCCAACCGTGAGGAGCCTGTGAGCCTGGCCTTTCCCAACCCCTACCAGTTCGTCTCCTCTGTCGACTATAATCCTCGCGACAACCAGCTCTATGTCTGGAACAACTACTTTGTGGTGCGCTATAGCCTGGAGTTTGGGCCGCCCGACCCTAGTGCGG GCCCAGCCACTTCCCTACCCCTCAGCACAACCACCACAGCCCGGCCCACACCTCTGACGAGCACAGCCTCGCCCGCAGCCACCACCCCGCTCCGTCGAGCACCCCTCACCACGCACCCCGTGGGTGCCATCAACCAGCTGGGACCTGACCTACCTCCAGCCACCGCCCTGGCCCCCAGCACCCGGcggccccctgcccccaatctgcACGTGTCCCCAGAACTCTTTTGTGAACCTCGAGAGGTGCGGCGGGTCCAATGGCCGGCCACCCAGCAGGGCATGCTGGTGGAGAGACCCTGCCCCAAGGGGACTCGAG GAATTGCCTCCTTCCAGTGTCTACCAGCCCTGGGGCTCTGGAATCCCCGGGGCCCTGACCTCAGCAACTGCACCTCCCCCTGGGTCAACCAGGTGGCCCAGAAG aTCAAGAGTGGGGAGAACGCGGCCAACATTGCCAGCGAGCTGGCCCGCCACACCCGGGGCTCCATCTACGCGGGTGACGTGTCCTCCTCTGTGAAGCTGATGGAGCAACTGCTGGACATTCTGGATGCCCAGCTACAGGCGCTGCGGCCCATTGAGCGCGAGTCAGCTGGCAAGAACTACAACAAG ATGCACAAGCGGGAGAGAACTTGCAAGGACTACATCAAG GCTGTGGTGGAGACAGTGGACAATCTGCTGCGGCCGGAGGCCCTTGAGTCCTGGAAGGACATGAATGCCACCGAGCAGGCACACACGGCCACCATGCTGCTGGACGTCCTGGAAGAGGGTGCCTTCCTACTGGCGGACAATGTCAGGGAGCCGGCCCGCTTCCTGGCCGCCAAGCAGAACGTGG TCCTCGAGGTCACAGTCCTGAACACCGAGGGCCAAGTGCAGGAGCTGGTGTTCCCCCAGGAGTACCCGAGCGAGAACTCAATCCAGCTTTCTGCCAACACCATCAAGCAGAACAGCCGCAACG GAGTGGTCAAGGTTGTCTTCATTCTCTACAACAACCTGGGCCTCTTCCTGTCCACCGAGAATGCCACGGTGAAGCTGGCGGGTGAAGCAGGCTCAGGGGGCCCAGGGGGCGCCTCCCTGGTGGTGAACTCGCAGGTCATCGCAGCGTCCATCAACAAGGAGTCCAGCCGAGTCTTCCTGATGGACCCTGTCATCTTCACTGTGGCCCACCTGGAG GCCAAGAACCACTTCAACGCTAACTGCTCCTTCTGGAACTACTCAGAGCGCTCCATGCTGGGCTACTGGTCAACCCAGGGCTGCCGCCTGGTGGAGTCCAACAAGACCCATACCACATGTGCCTGCAGCCACCTCACCAACTTTGCTGTGCTCATGGCGCACCGCGAGATC TACCAGGGCCGCATCAATGAGCTGCTGCTGTCGGTCATCACTTGGGTGGGCATCGTCATCTCCCTGGTCTGCCTGGCCATCTGTATCTCCACCTTCTGCTTCCTGCGGGGGCTGCAGACCGACCGGAACACCATCCACAAGAACCTCTGCATCAACCTCTTCCTGGCAGAGCTGCTCTTCCTTGTCGGGATAGACAAGACTCAGTATGAG atcGCCTGCCCCATCTTCGCGGGCTTGCTGCACTATTTCTTCCTGGCCGCCTTCTCCTGGCTGTGCCTGGAGGGTGTGCATCTCTACCTGCTGCTGGTGGAGGTGTTTGAGAGCGAGTACTCCCGCACCAAGTACTACTACCTGGGCGGGTACTGCTTCCCTGCCCTGGTGGTGGGCATTGCGGCTGCCATCGACTACCGCAGCTACGGCACCGAGAAGGC GTGTTGGCTCCGAGTGGACAATTACTTCATCTGGAGTTTCATTGGGCCCGTCTCCTTTGTTATTGTG GTGAACCTGGTGTTCCTCATGGTGACTCTGCACAAGATGGTCCGGAGCTCATCCGTGCTCAAGCCTGACTCCAGTCGCCTTGACAACATTAA aTCCTGGGCCCTGGGGGCCATTGCGCTGCTCTTCCTGCTGGGCCTCACGTGGGCTTTCGGCCTTCTCTTCATCAACAAGGAGTCCGTGGTCATGGCCTATCTCTTCACCACCTTCAACGCCTTCCAGGGGGTCTTCATCTTCGTCTTTCACTGCGCCTTACAGAAGAAG GTGCATAAGGAGTACAGCAAGTGCCTGCGGCACTCCTACTGCTGCATCCGCTCCCCACCCGGGGGTGCGCACGGCTCACTCAAGACCTCAGCCATGCGGAGCAACGCCCGCTACTACACAGGGACCCAG AGCCGAATCCGGAGGATGTGGAACGACACCGTGAGGAAGCAGACGGAATCCTCCTTCATGGCGGGCGACATCAACAGCACCCCTACCCTGAACCGAG GTACCATGGGGAACCACCTGCTGACCAACCCTGTGCTGCAGCCCCGTGGGGGCACCAGCCCCTACAACACCCTCATTGCTGAGTCGGTGGGCTTCAACCCCTCCTCGCCCCCAGTCTTCAACTCCCCAG GGAGCTACCGGGAACCCA AGCACCCCTTGGGAGGCCGGGAAGCCTGCGGCATGGACACGCTGCCCCTCAACGGCAACTTCAACAACAGCTACTCCTTGCGAAGCGGGGATTTCCCTCCCGGGGACGGGGCCCCTGAGCCCCCTCGAGGCCGGAACCTGGCTGACGCCGCTGCCTTCGAGAAGATGATCATCTCGGAGCTGGTGCACAACAACCTGCGCGGGGGCAGCAGCGGAGCCAAGGGTCCTCCACCGCCGGAGCCCCCTGTGCCGCCAGTGCCAGGGGGCAGCGGGGAGGAAGAGGCCGGCGGGCCCGGGGCTGACCGGGCAGAGATCGAACTTCTCTACAAGGCCCTGGAGGAGCCACTGCTGCTGCCCCGGGCCCAGTCGGTGCTGTACCAGAGCGATCTGGACGAGTCGGAGAGCTGCACGGCGGAGGATGGAGCCACCAGCCGGCCCCTCTCCTCGCCTCCGGGCCGGGACTCCCTCTACGCCAGCGGGGCCAACCTGCGGGACTCGCCCTCCTACCCGGACAGCAGCCCCGAGGGGCCCAGTgaggccctgcccccacccccacccgcaccCCCTGGCCCCCCCGAAATCTACTACACCTCGCGCCCGCCGGCCCTGGTGGCCCGGAACCCCCTGCAGGGCTACTACCAGGTCCGGCGGCCCAGCCACGAGGGCTACCTGGCGGCCCCGGGCCTTGAAGGGCCAGGGCCCGACGGGGACGGGCAGATGCAACTGGTTACCAGTCTCTGA